The Erythrobacter insulae genome window below encodes:
- a CDS encoding ABC transporter ATP-binding protein has translation MSLEFRHIAHVYGQGANRLRALADISFTAPAGEITCLLGSSGCGKSTLLNLTAGLLEVQDGCITLGSEVLADPSHNPPPEKRPIGLVFQDGALFPHMTIAQNIAFGMPPSERGAVTEWLDQVGLSGLEARYPHELSGGQQQRAALARAMAPDPKVLLMDEPFASVDIVLRRRLRRDCRILLRERGTTTILVTHDPAEALDVADRIAVMEAGRIVQFGTPAQLHDAPATASVGAIFGGAQVISAERAGDALQTVFGAWPLTCLAGDLPPGSRFDLLLFADHIDCVADDQGLAVRDVQTLGEGYRVLLKTGAGDELTVETVLPVSPDQRYKPVPQPGSIRAFASA, from the coding sequence TTGAGCCTTGAATTTCGACATATTGCCCATGTTTACGGCCAAGGGGCCAATCGGTTGCGCGCGCTTGCAGATATAAGCTTCACTGCGCCTGCTGGTGAGATCACGTGCCTGCTTGGATCGTCTGGCTGCGGAAAGTCAACCTTGCTCAACCTCACCGCCGGATTGCTGGAAGTGCAAGATGGCTGCATTACTCTGGGATCAGAGGTTCTGGCGGACCCATCGCACAATCCCCCGCCTGAAAAACGCCCCATCGGGCTGGTGTTTCAGGACGGCGCGTTATTCCCGCATATGACAATTGCGCAGAATATCGCATTTGGGATGCCGCCATCTGAGCGCGGTGCCGTGACAGAATGGCTCGATCAGGTGGGGCTAAGCGGACTTGAGGCGCGCTATCCGCACGAACTTTCCGGTGGTCAGCAACAACGCGCCGCATTGGCCCGCGCGATGGCTCCCGATCCGAAAGTGTTGTTGATGGATGAACCGTTTGCCAGCGTGGATATCGTCTTGCGGCGGCGGCTGCGCAGGGATTGCCGCATCCTGCTGCGTGAACGCGGGACCACCACGATCCTGGTTACGCATGACCCGGCCGAAGCCTTGGATGTGGCAGACCGGATCGCGGTTATGGAAGCAGGCCGAATCGTTCAGTTCGGTACGCCCGCGCAGCTGCATGATGCACCGGCCACCGCATCGGTCGGCGCGATTTTCGGCGGCGCGCAGGTGATTTCTGCCGAGCGCGCAGGTGACGCCTTGCAAACGGTATTCGGCGCATGGCCGCTCACCTGTCTGGCAGGCGATTTGCCGCCGGGCTCGCGGTTTGATCTGCTGTTGTTTGCCGATCACATTGATTGTGTGGCCGATGATCAAGGGCTTGCGGTCCGCGATGTTCAAACGCTGGGCGAGGGGTACCGCGTCTTGCTCAAAACCGGCGCAGGTGATGAATTGACGGTGGAAACCGTGCTGCCGGTGTCGCCGGACCAGCGATACAAACCGGTCCCGCAACCGGGCAGTATCCGCGCTTTCGCATCGGCATAG
- a CDS encoding Fe(3+) ABC transporter substrate-binding protein yields MKKALLGGLLALAVTACAPSADTGEGGEVNLYSSRHYDTDLALYEDFTEQTGIKVNLIEADADALIERIQSEGEFSQADLLITVDAGRLWRAEEAGVLAPVESEILAERLPDYLRHPEGLWFGLSTRARVIIYNKEAGEPAGLTSYADLADPAYRGDICIRSSSNIYNISLLSSIIANRGAEAAEDWAEGVVANFARDPQGNDTAQIESVAAGECRIAVVNTYYLARFAGGDDDEKALFDKLGVIFPDQDAAGTHINVSGAGLVKTSPNKANAIAFLEYLTSDSAQRYFADGNHEYPAVVGLQANSAVESLGKFKPDTLNAAEIGRNQAQAVQIFDRAGWN; encoded by the coding sequence ATGAAAAAGGCACTTCTCGGCGGCCTGTTGGCGCTGGCTGTCACTGCATGCGCACCATCGGCCGATACGGGTGAAGGCGGCGAGGTAAACCTGTATTCATCGCGCCATTATGACACCGATCTGGCGCTGTATGAGGACTTTACCGAGCAGACCGGGATCAAAGTGAACCTGATCGAAGCCGATGCAGATGCCTTGATCGAACGAATTCAGAGCGAAGGCGAGTTTTCGCAGGCGGATTTGCTTATCACTGTCGATGCGGGCCGCCTGTGGCGCGCGGAAGAAGCCGGCGTTCTGGCCCCTGTGGAAAGCGAAATTCTGGCCGAACGTCTGCCCGATTATCTGCGCCACCCCGAGGGCCTGTGGTTTGGTCTATCGACCCGCGCCCGCGTGATTATTTATAACAAGGAAGCGGGCGAGCCTGCGGGCCTCACGAGCTATGCCGATCTCGCTGATCCAGCGTATCGAGGCGATATCTGCATCCGGTCATCCTCCAACATTTACAACATATCGCTGCTTTCGAGCATTATCGCCAATCGCGGTGCAGAGGCAGCCGAAGATTGGGCTGAAGGCGTCGTGGCCAATTTTGCGCGTGATCCGCAGGGCAATGACACCGCTCAGATCGAAAGCGTCGCTGCGGGCGAATGCCGCATCGCTGTTGTGAACACGTATTATCTGGCGCGTTTTGCAGGCGGCGATGATGACGAAAAGGCGCTGTTTGACAAGCTCGGCGTGATTTTCCCCGATCAGGACGCAGCCGGCACGCATATCAATGTGAGCGGTGCAGGACTGGTGAAAACTTCGCCCAACAAAGCGAATGCAATCGCGTTTCTTGAATACCTGACTTCGGACAGCGCGCAGCGTTATTTCGCAGACGGAAACCATGAATATCCAGCGGTGGTCGGGCTGCAAGCAAACTCGGCCGTCGAATCGCTGGGCAAGTTTAAACCGGACACGCTCAACGCTGCGGAAATTGGCCGCAATCAAGCGCAAGCCGTGCAGATTTTTGACCGCGCAGGATGGAATTAA
- a CDS encoding aldo/keto reductase — protein sequence MKFTPLGPSGLMVSRLCLGCMTYGDTTKGWHGDWLLGEEDSRPFYRAALEGGINFFDTANVYAGGTSEEITGKLLNEMARRDEIVVATKAYFPWRQSPNAGGNSRKALMQSVDDSLTRLNMDYVDLFQIHRWDERTPIEETMEALHDIVKAGKALHIGASSMYAWQFAKAQETARANGWTRFISMQNQLNLLYREEEREMLPLCEDQGVGVIPWSPLARGRLARPVGEGTVRSETDGVGKMLYKDDEAADQAIITALADIAEKRGVAMASAGLAWHFTRPAVAAPIIGASKPHHIKAAVAALDIALTDDEISALEAPYRPKAPTGMGMPLPPMDKVSVLDG from the coding sequence ATGAAATTCACACCTCTCGGCCCGTCCGGTCTGATGGTTTCGCGGCTTTGTCTGGGGTGTATGACCTATGGTGATACGACCAAGGGGTGGCACGGCGATTGGTTGCTGGGCGAAGAGGATAGCCGCCCGTTTTACCGCGCCGCGCTTGAGGGGGGGATCAATTTTTTCGACACTGCCAATGTTTATGCTGGCGGTACATCCGAGGAAATTACCGGCAAACTGCTTAATGAAATGGCGCGGCGCGATGAGATTGTGGTCGCCACAAAGGCGTATTTCCCGTGGCGGCAATCGCCCAATGCCGGGGGCAATTCGCGCAAGGCGTTAATGCAGTCGGTGGATGACAGCCTGACGCGGCTGAACATGGACTATGTCGATCTGTTTCAGATCCACCGCTGGGACGAGCGCACACCGATCGAGGAAACGATGGAGGCGCTGCACGATATCGTGAAGGCCGGTAAGGCGCTGCATATCGGCGCATCGTCAATGTATGCATGGCAATTCGCCAAAGCTCAGGAGACCGCGCGGGCGAACGGGTGGACCCGTTTCATTTCGATGCAGAACCAGCTCAACCTGCTGTACCGCGAGGAAGAACGCGAAATGCTGCCGCTGTGCGAGGATCAGGGTGTTGGCGTTATTCCGTGGAGCCCGCTGGCGCGTGGACGTTTGGCGCGGCCTGTGGGTGAAGGCACGGTGCGCAGCGAAACAGATGGCGTGGGCAAGATGCTGTATAAAGATGATGAAGCCGCTGATCAGGCGATCATCACCGCGCTTGCCGATATTGCCGAGAAACGCGGCGTTGCGATGGCGAGTGCGGGGCTGGCGTGGCATTTCACCCGGCCTGCGGTGGCGGCGCCGATCATTGGCGCAAGCAAGCCGCATCATATCAAAGCCGCTGTGGCGGCGCTCGACATTGCGCTCACCGATGATGAAATCAGCGCGCTCGAAGCGCCATACAGGCCCAAAGCGCCGACAGGCATGGGTATGCCGCTGCCGCCGATGGACAAGGTTTCTGTGCTGGACGGTTAG
- a CDS encoding ferredoxin--NADP reductase, with product MTQPINDREQFQESGALSVETITYVHHWTDSLFTLKMSRPASFRFRSGEFVMIGLPGDNGKPLLRAYSMASPSYEEEIEFLSIKVQDGPLTSRLQHIKVGDPVYLGKKPTGTLVTDALLPGKRLFMLSTGTGLAPFMSLVRDPEVYGMYDEVIVVHSVRHKEELAYRDLLESKLEGDPLLEDEDRAKMIYVPTVTREDFRTTGRIQTLIDNGELFKDSKGPQHFVPDEDRVMLCGSMAMIKDHAADLEARGFEEGANNKPGQFVIERAFVG from the coding sequence TTGACCCAGCCGATCAACGACCGCGAACAATTTCAGGAAAGCGGCGCGCTTTCTGTTGAGACTATCACCTATGTCCACCATTGGACCGATAGCCTGTTCACTCTGAAGATGAGCCGTCCGGCGAGCTTCCGTTTCCGCTCCGGCGAATTTGTGATGATCGGTCTGCCGGGTGACAATGGAAAGCCGCTGCTGCGCGCTTATTCCATGGCGAGCCCCAGCTATGAGGAAGAGATCGAGTTTCTTTCGATCAAGGTTCAGGACGGCCCGCTCACTTCGCGGCTTCAGCACATCAAAGTCGGCGATCCCGTATATCTGGGCAAGAAACCAACCGGCACACTGGTGACGGATGCGCTTTTGCCTGGCAAACGGCTGTTCATGCTGTCGACCGGCACCGGCCTTGCGCCGTTTATGAGCCTCGTGCGTGATCCCGAAGTGTACGGCATGTATGACGAAGTGATCGTCGTGCACTCTGTGCGCCACAAGGAAGAGCTGGCTTACCGCGATCTGTTGGAAAGCAAGCTCGAAGGCGATCCGTTGCTTGAAGACGAAGACCGGGCGAAAATGATCTACGTGCCGACTGTGACCCGCGAAGATTTCCGCACCACGGGCCGGATTCAGACGCTGATCGACAATGGCGAACTGTTCAAAGACAGCAAAGGTCCGCAGCATTTCGTGCCGGATGAAGACCGCGTCATGCTGTGCGGCAGCATGGCGATGATCAAAGATCACGCCGCCGATCTGGAAGCGCGCGGCTTTGAGGAAGGCGCGAACAACAAACCGGGCCAGTTCGTGATCGAGCGCGCATTTGTAGGCTAA
- a CDS encoding alpha-L-rhamnosidase-related protein, with the protein MKITNVLAPIIAVISILSAPAANAVTWQAEWIWANERAVIPNSWAALRKDFTVSEIDGATIAYVSADTKYWLWINGELVVFEGSYTGGPSPVKPAPRVDNFPIASHKYYDAIDISPYLKQGENTIAVLAWYYGDNGTKGTHISTGQPGFLFQAQVGDQLIVSDASWKAKTHTAYQPVEKKPPFRVAAWNVNYDARKSIGDWSDAAWYRADYDDSSWDAAKGGRKPPRAPFFNLFKSDVPPLNNFGLANCENYPEARFPFVSDGNTIKCNLDFNKNVTPYFDIESDEGLEISIGSNMTRNTIDSFYTTTNGRQQFESYSWMNARILEFNIPAGVTVHGLKYRWTGVGEPRGHFESDDPWFTRIWQMSENTLYICARDSFMDTPDRERGLWIGDVADQASYLFYVMDQPGRDLLKKAITVTMAFSDSESGIFAGLGPGRFRELPAQSLQFIEQGVWHYYYNTGDLETLRYAYPYVHRYLTLWETQENGLIVFRNGAWSWTDWGPQETIDYDAIQNALYYSALVSARKMALELNDDTHLEFYDRRIKELKRSYQEQFWQDGFFSSDPETLKDDRANAIAILFGLAEPEQYQAIVDNVLVPNQFASPHFEWMVYQAMAKAGRYDDALERMKQRYAEQVNNPALSTLAEYLPSGGTENHAWNAPATVLSQHIAGIEPTSIAWRTYQIMPNLAHLKYVKQLVPSVQGDIAFEMRRDDAEISMALDAPDNTTAMVGIPKEHFEIGEITANGSAIWANGSPSDSAGRANEHIKFVGADEKYIKFEVGSGDWTLSAKQVVRPNAPD; encoded by the coding sequence ATGAAAATCACGAATGTGTTAGCACCGATTATAGCTGTGATTTCCATTCTGAGCGCGCCCGCCGCGAACGCTGTCACGTGGCAAGCCGAATGGATCTGGGCGAACGAGAGAGCTGTCATCCCCAATAGCTGGGCTGCTTTGCGCAAAGACTTCACCGTTTCCGAAATCGATGGCGCAACGATTGCCTATGTCAGCGCCGACACGAAATACTGGTTGTGGATCAATGGTGAGCTGGTCGTATTCGAGGGAAGCTATACCGGTGGGCCAAGCCCGGTAAAGCCCGCTCCGCGGGTCGATAACTTCCCAATCGCATCGCATAAATATTACGACGCAATCGATATCTCCCCTTACCTCAAACAGGGTGAAAACACGATTGCCGTCCTCGCTTGGTACTACGGCGATAATGGGACCAAGGGCACCCATATTTCCACGGGCCAGCCCGGTTTTCTGTTTCAGGCCCAAGTCGGCGACCAACTGATCGTGTCCGATGCGTCTTGGAAGGCCAAAACGCACACAGCCTATCAACCCGTTGAGAAAAAACCCCCATTCAGGGTCGCTGCGTGGAACGTGAACTATGACGCCCGTAAATCGATCGGTGATTGGAGTGACGCCGCTTGGTATCGTGCCGATTATGACGATTCTTCCTGGGACGCGGCAAAGGGTGGCCGCAAACCACCACGGGCGCCCTTCTTTAATCTGTTCAAGAGCGACGTGCCACCATTAAACAATTTCGGACTGGCAAATTGCGAGAATTATCCTGAGGCCCGATTCCCGTTCGTGAGTGACGGCAATACCATCAAGTGCAATCTGGATTTCAACAAAAACGTCACTCCTTATTTCGACATAGAGTCGGATGAAGGGCTGGAAATCTCGATCGGTTCCAACATGACGCGGAACACGATTGACAGTTTTTACACCACTACAAACGGCCGCCAGCAATTTGAGTCCTACTCTTGGATGAACGCCAGAATTCTGGAGTTCAATATCCCGGCAGGGGTGACCGTCCATGGTCTGAAATATCGTTGGACTGGCGTGGGCGAACCGCGGGGGCATTTTGAAAGTGATGATCCGTGGTTCACTCGTATCTGGCAAATGTCAGAGAACACCTTGTACATTTGCGCGCGTGACAGCTTTATGGACACCCCGGACCGAGAGCGCGGTCTGTGGATCGGTGATGTCGCAGACCAAGCGAGCTACCTATTCTACGTCATGGACCAACCGGGCCGGGATTTGCTGAAGAAAGCAATCACAGTCACCATGGCGTTTAGCGATTCCGAATCCGGTATATTTGCCGGACTTGGGCCGGGGCGCTTCCGCGAGCTTCCCGCACAAAGCCTGCAATTTATCGAGCAGGGTGTTTGGCATTATTACTATAACACCGGCGATTTAGAGACGCTGCGCTACGCCTACCCCTATGTGCATCGATATCTCACACTTTGGGAGACCCAAGAGAATGGTTTGATCGTTTTTAGAAATGGTGCGTGGAGCTGGACCGATTGGGGGCCGCAAGAGACAATCGATTACGATGCCATCCAGAACGCGCTATATTACAGCGCCTTGGTCTCGGCGCGCAAGATGGCCCTGGAGCTTAACGATGATACGCATCTGGAATTCTACGACAGGCGGATCAAAGAGCTGAAGCGATCTTATCAAGAACAATTCTGGCAGGACGGCTTTTTCAGCAGTGATCCAGAGACGCTTAAGGATGATAGGGCCAACGCAATTGCAATTCTGTTCGGCCTGGCTGAGCCTGAGCAATATCAAGCCATCGTCGATAATGTCTTGGTTCCCAATCAATTCGCCAGCCCCCATTTTGAATGGATGGTCTATCAAGCGATGGCGAAAGCGGGGCGGTATGACGATGCCTTGGAAAGAATGAAGCAGCGTTATGCAGAGCAAGTCAACAATCCGGCGCTTTCCACTTTAGCCGAATATCTGCCGAGCGGTGGCACGGAAAATCATGCCTGGAACGCCCCTGCGACCGTTCTAAGCCAGCATATTGCCGGCATCGAGCCCACTTCAATCGCTTGGAGAACGTATCAGATCATGCCCAATCTGGCGCATTTGAAGTATGTGAAACAACTGGTTCCTAGCGTTCAGGGTGACATTGCATTCGAGATGCGTCGTGACGACGCTGAGATTTCGATGGCACTGGATGCGCCTGACAATACGACGGCGATGGTCGGAATTCCCAAAGAACATTTCGAGATAGGAGAAATCACGGCAAACGGCAGCGCCATTTGGGCCAACGGATCACCTTCAGATTCAGCGGGACGCGCCAACGAGCATATCAAATTTGTCGGTGCCGATGAAAAGTACATCAAGTTTGAAGTCGGATCAGGAGATTGGACATTGAGTGCCAAGCAAGTTGTCAGACCAAATGCACCTGATTGA
- a CDS encoding ABC transporter permease, whose protein sequence is MVSRLSQIDAPEASAAAISARRFSLDGWLVSAVIIAALAGLPIAAILISAPSGGMEAIAHLASTVLARYTVNTALLMVLAGGLAAVVGTGCAWLITATDFPGRRLLAWALVLPLAVPAYIAAYIYADLFDFVGPVQSGYRALFGWNAGEYWFPQIRSLGGGAFVLGIVLYPYVYLLARAAFAAQSHTQFKAARSLGASPRSAFTRVALPAARPAIAGGLALVLMETLADFGVAQYFAIPTFSTGIFRSWLAMGDKQAALKLAAMMLVFVIVLITLEASTRKGRSDSRDGLSAATREPLIALSPRGKALAAMACALPVLLGFVVPAAHLAWLAMSDAAIGAAGNLWTYVSGSLQLGLAASVTCLIAALLLAFAKSRSDSRWVRGSIRVATLGYALPGALLAVGLLAPIGLVDGGLTRFARDTFGYSGGLILTSTSVVLIYALSVRFMTVAYNSVDGGLSKIPAQLDWAARSLGASPARVLMQIYAPLLRPSLLAAAALVFIDTVRELPATLILRPFNLETLATRTYRLASDERLTEASIPALILLAAGLLPVLLLNRLNTR, encoded by the coding sequence GTGGTAAGCCGCCTTAGTCAGATTGACGCGCCTGAGGCAAGCGCCGCCGCGATATCGGCCCGGCGCTTTTCGCTGGACGGCTGGCTTGTGTCGGCGGTGATCATTGCGGCGCTGGCGGGTCTGCCGATTGCCGCGATCCTGATCTCTGCCCCCAGCGGCGGGATGGAGGCAATCGCGCACCTCGCAAGCACGGTTTTGGCCCGGTACACCGTCAACACAGCGCTGTTGATGGTGCTGGCTGGCGGATTGGCCGCAGTGGTGGGCACCGGTTGTGCATGGTTGATCACGGCCACGGATTTTCCCGGTCGGCGGCTGCTCGCGTGGGCGCTGGTTCTGCCTTTGGCGGTGCCCGCTTACATTGCCGCCTATATCTACGCCGATCTGTTCGATTTTGTTGGCCCGGTGCAATCGGGGTATCGCGCGCTGTTCGGCTGGAATGCGGGCGAATACTGGTTTCCGCAAATCCGATCTCTTGGCGGCGGTGCATTTGTGTTGGGCATTGTGCTGTACCCGTATGTGTACCTGCTCGCCCGCGCCGCTTTTGCCGCGCAAAGCCACACCCAGTTCAAAGCCGCGCGCAGTTTGGGCGCATCCCCCCGCAGCGCCTTTACCCGCGTCGCTTTGCCGGCGGCGCGTCCCGCGATTGCAGGGGGACTGGCGCTGGTCTTGATGGAGACGCTGGCTGATTTTGGTGTGGCGCAATATTTTGCGATCCCGACCTTTAGCACCGGCATATTCCGCAGCTGGCTGGCGATGGGTGATAAACAGGCCGCGTTGAAACTCGCGGCGATGATGCTGGTGTTTGTGATCGTCCTGATCACTCTGGAGGCATCCACCCGCAAAGGCCGCAGCGATAGCCGCGATGGCCTTTCGGCTGCCACGCGTGAGCCGCTCATTGCGCTTTCACCGCGCGGCAAAGCGCTTGCGGCGATGGCTTGTGCGCTGCCCGTGCTGCTCGGTTTCGTTGTCCCGGCAGCGCATCTTGCATGGCTCGCGATGAGCGATGCGGCGATCGGTGCTGCCGGCAATTTATGGACCTATGTGAGCGGCAGTTTGCAGCTTGGTCTGGCCGCTTCGGTCACATGTCTGATCGCGGCATTGCTGCTCGCCTTTGCCAAATCGCGGTCTGACAGCCGCTGGGTCCGGGGTTCGATCCGCGTTGCGACTCTGGGATATGCCTTGCCCGGCGCGCTGCTTGCGGTCGGATTGCTTGCGCCGATCGGTTTGGTTGATGGCGGCCTGACCCGGTTCGCCCGCGACACATTCGGTTACAGCGGCGGTTTGATCCTGACCAGCACCAGCGTTGTTTTGATCTATGCTCTTTCGGTCAGGTTCATGACGGTCGCCTACAATTCGGTCGACGGCGGATTGTCCAAAATTCCGGCGCAACTGGATTGGGCGGCGCGGTCGCTGGGGGCGAGCCCTGCCCGCGTCCTGATGCAGATTTACGCCCCGCTGCTGCGCCCGAGCCTGCTCGCAGCAGCGGCACTGGTTTTCATTGATACGGTACGGGAGCTTCCGGCGACCTTGATCTTGCGTCCCTTCAACCTCGAAACGCTGGCAACGCGGACTTACCGGCTTGCCAGTGATGAACGATTGACCGAAGCCTCCATCCCGGCGCTGATCCTGCTCGCCGCCGGTCTGCTGCCTGTGCTGCTGCTCAACCGCTTGAATACGCGCTAA
- a CDS encoding SDR family NAD(P)-dependent oxidoreductase, with protein sequence MTDPLDFSGKRVLVIGGSSGIGNAIAQAFRARGASVTVTGTRPDAGDYLEAEDSDFTGIDYAQLNVTDRDAAAALSGALGPIDVLVQSQGIVKYGRQEFEREGWDDVIDVNLNSVMDAARAFHAGLAERGGTMIVVSSVAAFNAAKGNPAYGASKAGAASLVTSLGEAWARDGIRVNGIAPGFVPTKMTTVTTEHPERSAGAISMIPMRRFGTPEEMAGAAMFLASPLSSYMTGQTLVVDGGLTLS encoded by the coding sequence ATGACTGACCCACTCGATTTTTCCGGCAAACGCGTCCTCGTGATCGGCGGGTCCAGCGGGATCGGCAATGCCATCGCTCAGGCCTTTCGCGCGCGCGGCGCCAGCGTCACCGTCACGGGAACGCGGCCTGATGCAGGCGACTATCTGGAAGCTGAAGATAGCGATTTTACCGGCATTGATTACGCGCAATTGAACGTGACCGACCGAGACGCCGCAGCCGCGCTGTCAGGCGCGCTTGGGCCGATTGATGTGCTGGTTCAAAGTCAGGGGATCGTAAAGTACGGACGTCAGGAATTTGAGCGTGAGGGCTGGGATGATGTCATCGACGTCAATCTCAATTCCGTTATGGATGCCGCGCGCGCATTTCATGCCGGATTGGCCGAGCGCGGCGGCACGATGATCGTCGTCTCTTCTGTCGCGGCGTTCAACGCGGCCAAGGGCAATCCGGCCTATGGCGCTTCGAAAGCGGGCGCGGCGAGCCTAGTGACGTCCCTTGGCGAAGCGTGGGCGCGTGATGGCATCCGCGTGAACGGGATCGCGCCGGGTTTCGTGCCCACCAAGATGACGACTGTGACGACCGAGCATCCCGAGCGCAGCGCCGGTGCGATTTCCATGATCCCGATGCGGCGGTTCGGCACGCCAGAGGAAATGGCGGGCGCTGCGATGTTCCTTGCATCCCCGCTTTCGTCCTACATGACGGGGCAAACACTGGTGGTGGATGGCGGGCTAACGCTGAGTTGA
- a CDS encoding acyl-CoA dehydrogenase family protein, with the protein MLDTAYRTAYNEDHEAFRDTVRKVLGEHMEPFLDQHEEEGIVPKKAWKALGEAGMLCPTVAEENGGLGLDFGFNCVLAEELAYLGSSAGFTLQNDITVNYFERLGSEEQKAKYLPGMVSGDIITAIAMTEPGTGSDLQGIRTTAIEDGNHLIINGSKTYITNGQNADVVIVVAKTDPAAGAKGTSLVLVDAGTPGFEKGRNLDKIGQHSADTSELFFQDVRVPKTNILGGEGRGFVHLMEELPQERLSIAVSAQGGAQRAFDEAVKFTKDRKAFGSTVFEFQNTKFTLADLKAKLQVGWAHLDWAIARHLRGELTTDEASAAKLWHTEMQWEMVDACLQLHGGAGYMNEYPIARLWRDARVQRIYGGTSEIMKEVVSRSI; encoded by the coding sequence ATGCTCGATACCGCTTATCGCACCGCTTATAACGAAGACCACGAGGCGTTCCGCGACACTGTCCGCAAAGTTTTGGGCGAACATATGGAGCCCTTTCTCGATCAGCACGAGGAAGAGGGTATTGTCCCGAAAAAGGCCTGGAAGGCATTAGGCGAGGCAGGGATGCTGTGCCCCACAGTCGCTGAGGAAAATGGCGGCTTGGGCCTCGATTTCGGGTTCAACTGCGTGCTTGCCGAAGAGCTCGCCTATCTTGGATCATCCGCCGGTTTCACGCTGCAAAACGACATTACCGTCAATTATTTTGAACGGCTGGGCAGCGAAGAGCAGAAGGCGAAATATCTGCCCGGCATGGTGTCCGGCGATATCATCACTGCCATTGCGATGACCGAACCGGGCACCGGCAGCGATCTTCAGGGGATCCGCACCACCGCGATCGAAGATGGCAATCACCTCATCATCAACGGGTCCAAAACCTACATCACCAACGGGCAGAACGCCGATGTTGTGATCGTTGTCGCCAAGACCGATCCGGCAGCGGGTGCAAAGGGCACCTCGCTGGTGCTGGTCGATGCAGGCACGCCGGGATTTGAAAAGGGCCGCAACCTCGACAAGATCGGCCAGCATTCCGCCGACACGTCAGAGCTGTTTTTTCAGGACGTCCGCGTGCCCAAAACCAACATTCTGGGCGGGGAAGGGCGCGGCTTTGTCCACCTGATGGAAGAACTGCCTCAGGAACGCCTGAGCATTGCCGTATCTGCGCAAGGCGGGGCGCAGCGCGCGTTTGATGAAGCGGTAAAGTTCACCAAAGACCGCAAAGCATTCGGCAGCACAGTGTTTGAATTTCAAAACACCAAATTCACGCTGGCAGACCTCAAGGCCAAGCTGCAAGTCGGCTGGGCGCATCTTGACTGGGCCATCGCCCGCCACCTGCGCGGCGAATTGACCACGGATGAAGCCAGCGCGGCGAAACTGTGGCACACCGAAATGCAGTGGGAAATGGTCGATGCCTGTCTGCAACTGCATGGCGGCGCGGGATACATGAACGAATATCCCATCGCCCGCCTGTGGCGCGATGCCCGTGTTCAGCGCATCTATGGCGGCACCAGCGAGATCATGAAAGAAGTCGTGAGCCGCTCTATCTAA